Proteins encoded within one genomic window of Brachybacterium muris:
- a CDS encoding vitamin K epoxide reductase family protein: MNENQGSAHSTPGTSRATAVGGDPEVVADDANGEELDDAQLRAEIDAELAAERRSKPRAGAALTGAVLLIGGLVGWIAALNLLVDKLFLLENPGGTLACDINPFISCGTVMFTWQAEAFGIPNMALGLGGFAIMGVLGSLMISGTSLPPWMRWARLGGMTFAFAFIHFLAFSAIFIIRALCPWCMVVWVATAPMFFATLAHTVESGDLPLPRPVAGILRRWVLLTLAWYLLVALVILFAFWAQWMSMLGIV; the protein is encoded by the coding sequence ATGAACGAGAACCAGGGCTCCGCGCACTCCACGCCGGGCACGTCGCGGGCAACCGCCGTGGGCGGCGATCCGGAGGTCGTCGCCGACGATGCGAACGGCGAGGAGCTCGACGACGCGCAGCTGCGTGCAGAGATCGACGCGGAACTCGCTGCCGAGCGCCGCTCCAAGCCCCGTGCCGGTGCCGCGCTCACCGGTGCGGTGCTGCTGATCGGCGGCCTGGTGGGGTGGATCGCCGCCCTGAACCTGCTGGTGGACAAGCTGTTCCTGCTGGAGAACCCCGGCGGCACCCTGGCGTGCGACATCAACCCGTTCATCTCCTGCGGCACCGTGATGTTCACCTGGCAGGCCGAGGCCTTCGGGATCCCCAACATGGCTCTGGGCCTGGGAGGCTTCGCGATCATGGGGGTGCTGGGCTCCTTGATGATCAGCGGCACCTCCCTGCCACCGTGGATGCGCTGGGCGCGACTGGGCGGGATGACCTTCGCCTTCGCCTTCATCCACTTCCTGGCGTTCTCCGCGATCTTCATCATCCGCGCCCTGTGCCCGTGGTGCATGGTGGTGTGGGTGGCCACGGCCCCCATGTTCTTCGCCACCCTCGCCCACACGGTGGAGAGCGGCGACCTGCCGCTGCCCCGACCTGTGGCCGGGATCCTGCGCCGCTGGGTGCTGCTGACCTTGGCCTGGTACCTGCTGGTGGCACTGGTGATCCTGTTCGCCTTCTGGGCGCAGTGGATGTCGATGCTGGGGATCGTCTGA
- a CDS encoding NAD-dependent epimerase/dehydratase family protein, protein MSGRRILVTGASGMLGGAVATALRDRGEEVRAFQRRPAGIDGVTDVNGSLTSAEDVRRAVDGCDAVIHLAAKVSISGPESEYREINIGGTRNVVDALRAQGGGHLVNVSSPSVAHLGTAIVGLDATPADPEHARGPYARTKAAAELLAMEADGHDGLLVTSIRPHVVWGPGDTQLVGRIVDRARSGRLPLLDDGMALIDTTYVTNAADAIVAGLDRIEDVHGESFVVTNGEPRTVRDVFAGWCDAAGVPRPRIRIPGSVARAAGRVVERLWEIRPGADEPPMTEFLAEQMSTAHWFDQRRTRERLQWTPAVSIDEGFERLADWYRAHPVA, encoded by the coding sequence GTGAGCGGCCGACGGATCCTGGTCACCGGCGCCTCGGGGATGCTGGGCGGCGCTGTGGCGACCGCCCTGCGCGACCGCGGTGAGGAGGTGCGCGCCTTCCAGCGCCGCCCCGCTGGGATCGACGGCGTCACCGACGTCAACGGATCCCTCACCAGCGCCGAGGACGTACGCCGCGCGGTGGATGGCTGCGACGCCGTGATCCACCTGGCCGCCAAGGTGTCGATCTCCGGGCCCGAGAGCGAGTACCGCGAGATCAACATCGGCGGCACCCGCAATGTGGTCGACGCCCTGCGCGCCCAGGGTGGCGGGCATCTGGTCAACGTGTCATCCCCGTCGGTGGCGCACCTGGGCACCGCGATCGTGGGCCTGGACGCCACCCCCGCCGACCCTGAGCACGCCCGCGGCCCCTACGCGCGCACCAAGGCCGCCGCCGAGCTGCTGGCGATGGAGGCCGACGGCCACGACGGCCTGCTGGTCACCTCCATCCGCCCCCACGTGGTGTGGGGACCGGGCGACACCCAGCTGGTGGGCAGGATCGTGGATCGAGCGCGCAGTGGCCGCCTGCCGCTGCTGGACGACGGCATGGCCCTGATCGACACCACCTACGTCACCAATGCGGCCGACGCCATCGTGGCGGGCCTGGACCGCATCGAGGACGTCCACGGCGAGAGCTTCGTGGTCACCAACGGTGAGCCCCGCACTGTGCGCGACGTGTTCGCCGGCTGGTGCGACGCCGCCGGGGTGCCCCGTCCCCGCATCCGGATCCCCGGTTCGGTGGCGCGTGCCGCCGGGCGCGTGGTGGAGCGGCTGTGGGAGATCCGTCCCGGGGCCGACGAGCCTCCGATGACGGAGTTCCTGGCCGAGCAGATGTCCACCGCACACTGGTTCGACCAGCGCCGCACCCGCGAGCGCCTGCAGTGGACCCCCGCGGTCAGCATCGACGAGGGCTTCGAACGCCTCGCGGACTGGTATCGCGCCCACCCCGTGGCGTGA
- a CDS encoding alpha/beta fold hydrolase: MVSTTPKGRRRAQIPEVPAMPGVDPRISRTLEVRDHTGEMRRWHLLDSAPLLAERGIAPRGTLLAVHGNPTYSFLYRTLVREDIPWRVIAVDQLEMGWSERTGVTRLLQDRITDLSLLTDALSLRGPVVTVGHDWGGIISTGWALDNRHDVVGMILTNTGIHQELGESLPKALQLATTPAFLPASTSLTDAFLRTTLSLSKPSLPAEVQDAYLAPYRSRSRRKGIEAFVADIPADATHPSRPALERLADGISELHVPTLFAWGPRDITFSDRYLRDLLERVPHASVHRFEKASHLVWEDADVAGLVATWLQDTFDGDGPAGRVDLSDPAAGSAHRAVSTYAEQAPERHVGEPIGRLAADPAHAHRPAVVELSGPDGERREISWSLLNRRVEDIAAGMLAHGIEPGDRVSILITPGADLTGVLYACLRIGAVAVIADAGLGVDGLTRAVIGSHPDWIIGINKALIGARAMGWPGRRISVSQLPTVDRTVLGVETSVAQLAASGAQMRDLGAPLDAPWPDPEADAAILFTSGSTGPAKGAVYTHRQMSAMFTAVGDTLQLDPERGLVAGFAPFALLGPALGAPSVVPDMDITRPGELTAKALAEAVDALGSPAVFTAPAALRNILDTASQLDEKGRAALARVPSFFSAGAPIAAHLLRELRGLMPHAKALTPYGMTECLVATAIDLEGIEAAGPGAGVCVGRPVNRVQVAIAAMDAEGETTGEITDQAGTTGEILIRAPHVRDRYLMLYGTTHAAMRFEGWHATGDVGHLDEDGRLWVEGRAAHVLATADGLFTPVQVEDAAETVPTVRRAGAAVVGPRGTQQVVVILETEDGYRPGPAGRPRPADTSLQEAVRRAVRERAGVEVTAVFTTRALPTDIRHNSKIDRAALSRWSEQTLRGERAEAL, translated from the coding sequence ATGGTGAGCACGACCCCGAAGGGCCGACGCCGCGCCCAGATCCCCGAGGTGCCCGCCATGCCCGGCGTGGACCCCCGCATCTCCCGCACCCTGGAGGTGCGCGACCACACCGGTGAGATGCGCCGCTGGCACCTGCTGGACTCCGCCCCGCTGCTGGCCGAGCGCGGCATCGCCCCGCGCGGCACTCTGCTGGCCGTCCACGGCAACCCCACCTACTCCTTCCTGTACCGCACCCTCGTGCGTGAGGACATCCCCTGGCGCGTGATCGCCGTGGACCAGCTGGAGATGGGCTGGTCCGAGCGGACCGGCGTCACCCGCCTGCTGCAGGACCGCATCACCGACCTCTCCCTGCTCACCGACGCCCTGTCCCTGCGCGGCCCCGTGGTCACCGTGGGCCACGACTGGGGCGGCATCATCTCCACCGGCTGGGCCCTGGACAACCGCCACGACGTGGTGGGCATGATCCTCACCAACACCGGCATCCACCAGGAGCTCGGGGAATCCTTGCCGAAGGCCCTGCAGCTGGCCACCACCCCGGCATTCCTGCCCGCCTCCACGTCGCTGACCGACGCGTTCCTGCGCACCACCCTGTCGCTGTCCAAGCCCTCGCTGCCCGCCGAGGTGCAGGACGCCTACCTGGCGCCGTACCGCAGCCGCTCTCGCCGCAAGGGCATCGAGGCCTTCGTGGCCGACATCCCGGCCGACGCCACCCACCCCTCCCGGCCCGCCCTGGAACGCCTGGCCGATGGGATCAGCGAACTGCATGTGCCCACCCTGTTCGCCTGGGGCCCGCGAGACATCACCTTCTCCGACCGCTACCTGCGGGACCTGCTGGAGCGGGTGCCGCACGCCTCCGTGCACCGCTTCGAGAAGGCCTCCCACCTGGTGTGGGAGGACGCCGATGTCGCAGGACTGGTGGCCACCTGGCTGCAGGACACCTTCGACGGTGACGGCCCCGCCGGCCGCGTCGACCTGAGCGACCCCGCGGCCGGCAGCGCCCACCGCGCCGTCTCCACCTACGCCGAGCAGGCACCGGAGCGGCACGTGGGCGAACCCATCGGCCGTCTCGCCGCCGATCCGGCCCACGCCCACCGCCCTGCCGTCGTCGAGCTCTCCGGTCCCGACGGGGAGCGCCGCGAGATCTCCTGGTCGCTGCTGAACCGCCGCGTGGAGGACATCGCCGCCGGCATGCTCGCCCACGGCATCGAGCCCGGGGACCGGGTCTCCATCCTCATCACCCCCGGGGCCGACCTCACCGGCGTGCTGTACGCCTGCCTGCGCATCGGCGCGGTCGCCGTGATCGCCGACGCCGGCCTGGGCGTGGACGGCCTCACCCGCGCCGTGATCGGCTCCCACCCCGACTGGATCATCGGCATCAACAAGGCCCTCATCGGCGCCCGCGCCATGGGCTGGCCCGGCCGCCGCATCAGCGTCAGCCAGCTGCCCACCGTGGACCGCACCGTGCTCGGCGTGGAGACCTCCGTGGCGCAGCTCGCCGCCTCCGGCGCCCAGATGCGTGACCTCGGCGCACCGCTGGATGCACCCTGGCCCGACCCGGAGGCCGACGCTGCGATCCTGTTCACCTCCGGCTCCACCGGCCCCGCCAAGGGCGCCGTGTACACCCACCGGCAGATGTCCGCCATGTTCACCGCCGTGGGCGACACCCTGCAGCTGGACCCCGAGCGCGGCCTGGTCGCCGGGTTCGCGCCGTTCGCGCTGCTGGGCCCCGCCCTCGGCGCCCCCTCCGTGGTGCCGGACATGGACATCACCCGCCCCGGCGAACTCACCGCGAAGGCACTCGCCGAGGCCGTGGACGCCCTGGGGTCCCCAGCGGTGTTCACCGCCCCGGCGGCGCTGCGCAACATCCTGGACACGGCGAGCCAGCTGGACGAGAAGGGCCGCGCGGCCCTGGCCCGGGTGCCGAGCTTCTTCTCCGCAGGCGCTCCCATCGCCGCGCACCTGCTGCGTGAGCTGCGAGGCCTGATGCCCCACGCGAAGGCCCTGACCCCCTACGGGATGACCGAGTGCCTGGTCGCCACCGCCATCGACCTCGAGGGCATCGAGGCCGCCGGCCCCGGGGCCGGGGTGTGCGTGGGCCGTCCCGTCAACCGCGTCCAGGTCGCCATCGCCGCGATGGACGCCGAGGGCGAGACCACCGGCGAGATCACCGATCAGGCCGGCACCACCGGCGAGATCCTGATCCGCGCCCCGCACGTGCGGGACCGCTACCTGATGCTGTACGGCACCACCCACGCCGCGATGCGCTTCGAGGGCTGGCACGCCACCGGGGATGTGGGCCACCTCGACGAGGACGGTCGCCTGTGGGTGGAGGGCCGTGCCGCGCACGTGCTGGCCACCGCCGACGGTCTGTTCACCCCCGTGCAGGTGGAGGACGCCGCCGAGACCGTCCCCACGGTGCGCCGCGCCGGTGCTGCCGTGGTGGGCCCCCGGGGCACCCAGCAGGTGGTGGTGATCCTGGAGACCGAGGACGGCTACCGCCCCGGTCCCGCCGGGCGCCCCCGCCCCGCCGACACCTCCCTGCAGGAAGCGGTGCGACGCGCCGTCCGCGAACGCGCAGGCGTCGAGGTCACCGCGGTGTTCACCACCCGGGCCCTGCCCACCGACATCCGCCACAACTCCAAGATCGACCGTGCGGCCCTGTCGCGCTGGTCGGAGCAGACGCTGCGCGGCGAGCGGGCGGAGGCCCTGTGA
- a CDS encoding 3-oxoacyl-ACP synthase III: MGNTAFVHQNASLLSVEMTLPTVTVTSDEIDEMLTPARKRLRLPKGVLQRVAGVYERRWWQDTEDGWRHGVVNAAERAMANAGITRNQVGLLINASVSRPYLEPAVSTAIHHSLGMPTSCMNFDITNACLGFVNAMTMAAGMIDAGQIQYALIVGAEDVEEVQRGTIDRLNSKSATRADFNNQFASLTLGSGAAAAVLGPTDKHPEGHRLKLTQARAGTQHHELCVANMQDMRTDSTGLLENGIALIMDTWKDANEAGLDFRSIEHVIPHQVSMVYTRNFSKITGVGMERIPVSFPDWGNIAAEAVPMTLANHQKDIARGERVLLLGVGSGLNTAFMEVEW; the protein is encoded by the coding sequence ATGGGGAACACAGCTTTCGTCCACCAGAACGCTTCACTGCTCTCGGTCGAGATGACCCTGCCCACGGTGACCGTCACGTCCGACGAGATCGACGAGATGCTCACGCCGGCCCGCAAGCGCCTGCGCCTGCCCAAGGGCGTGCTGCAGCGCGTGGCCGGGGTGTACGAGCGCCGCTGGTGGCAGGACACCGAGGACGGCTGGCGCCACGGCGTGGTCAACGCCGCCGAGCGCGCGATGGCCAACGCCGGCATCACCCGCAACCAGGTGGGCCTGCTGATCAACGCCTCGGTGTCCCGGCCCTACCTCGAGCCGGCCGTCTCCACCGCGATCCACCACTCGCTGGGCATGCCCACCAGCTGCATGAACTTCGACATCACCAACGCGTGCCTGGGCTTCGTCAACGCCATGACCATGGCCGCCGGGATGATCGACGCCGGGCAGATCCAGTACGCCCTGATCGTGGGCGCGGAGGACGTGGAGGAGGTGCAGCGCGGCACCATCGACCGCCTGAACTCCAAGTCCGCCACCCGCGCTGACTTCAACAACCAGTTCGCCTCCCTCACCCTGGGATCCGGTGCCGCCGCCGCGGTGCTGGGCCCCACCGACAAGCACCCCGAGGGCCACCGCCTGAAGCTGACCCAGGCCCGGGCCGGCACCCAGCACCACGAGCTGTGCGTGGCGAACATGCAGGACATGCGCACCGACTCCACCGGTCTGCTGGAGAACGGGATCGCGCTGATCATGGACACCTGGAAGGACGCCAACGAGGCGGGCCTGGACTTCCGCAGCATCGAGCACGTGATTCCGCACCAGGTGTCGATGGTGTACACCCGCAACTTCTCGAAGATCACCGGAGTGGGGATGGAGCGCATCCCCGTGAGCTTCCCCGACTGGGGCAACATCGCTGCCGAGGCCGTGCCGATGACGCTCGCGAACCACCAGAAGGACATCGCCCGCGGTGAGCGGGTGCTGCTGCTCGGGGTGGGCTCCGGACTGAACACCGCTTTCATGGAGGTGGAATGGTGA
- a CDS encoding TIM barrel protein produces MNPRRERRNPAGSPRNGARKPYTRANSAQRSARANLSRRLLEGDRRSEQHPARRIPVGLSSSSVFPAGVEECFRLAQRIGYDGVEVMVSYPSDSQDPDALRTYVERYEQPILSLHAPTLFFLQRLWGGDPWVKIERTVQLALELDVPTVVAHPPFRWQGSYAREFVEGVAEIEERYGVAVAVENMYPWRLGVREAMAYLPDHDPTDEDYAHVTVDLSHAATAGDDALAMIERLGDRLTHLHLADGSGCTTKDEHLPPGEGNQPCAEVLRRLANRGWGGSVLLEINTRPHRGEGERERVLTQCLHFARHHLGHHLEQDDEVQDDKVAGETHTDV; encoded by the coding sequence GTGAACCCACGTCGTGAGCGCCGTAACCCGGCAGGCTCCCCGCGCAACGGGGCGCGCAAGCCCTACACCCGTGCCAACAGCGCCCAGCGCAGTGCCCGCGCGAACCTCTCCCGCAGGCTCCTGGAGGGCGACCGGCGCAGTGAGCAGCACCCGGCGCGGCGGATCCCCGTGGGCCTGTCCAGCTCCTCCGTGTTCCCTGCCGGGGTGGAGGAGTGCTTCCGCCTCGCTCAGCGCATCGGCTACGACGGTGTCGAGGTGATGGTCTCCTACCCATCGGACTCGCAGGACCCCGACGCCCTGCGCACGTACGTGGAGCGGTACGAGCAGCCGATCCTGTCCCTGCACGCACCCACCCTGTTCTTCCTGCAGCGCCTGTGGGGCGGGGACCCCTGGGTGAAGATCGAGCGCACCGTACAGCTGGCCCTCGAGCTCGACGTCCCCACCGTCGTCGCGCACCCGCCCTTCCGCTGGCAGGGCTCCTACGCCCGCGAGTTCGTCGAAGGGGTCGCGGAGATCGAGGAGCGCTACGGGGTCGCCGTGGCAGTGGAGAACATGTACCCGTGGCGCCTGGGCGTGCGCGAGGCCATGGCCTACCTCCCCGACCACGACCCCACCGACGAGGACTACGCGCACGTGACCGTGGACCTCTCCCACGCCGCCACCGCCGGGGACGACGCCCTGGCGATGATCGAGCGGCTGGGGGACCGGCTCACCCACCTGCACCTGGCCGACGGCTCCGGCTGCACCACCAAGGACGAGCACCTGCCACCGGGTGAGGGCAACCAGCCCTGCGCCGAGGTGCTGCGGCGCCTGGCCAACCGCGGCTGGGGCGGATCGGTGCTACTGGAGATCAACACCCGGCCGCACCGCGGTGAGGGGGAGCGCGAACGGGTGCTCACGCAGTGCCTGCACTTCGCCCGCCATCACCTGGGCCACCATCTGGAGCAGGACGACGAGGTCCAGGACGACAAGGTCGCGGGGGAGACCCACACGGACGTGTGA
- a CDS encoding GNAT family N-acetyltransferase, which produces MRVRDLGAEDARAYRALSTGAFGGREPATAPRPFNPAETAIGIDSASLPGGVDGVIAAGARIRHDRITVGGGVAACGGVAGLAVHPAHRGNGLFGPLLTAVIARCQAEGMAFSMLYPSNPAIYRRFGYQEVARENEVQVPLGDLQRLRPVPGRRLVPVTEETMPRLRSLYRELTAGDNGMLLREGPLFPDGLPGDGWSAVLLEDAEGQDHGYMSWTRAAEYEAVEGLEVHEILGRTRDDRVALLQSLGSWSTVTAHARVRLRSEDPVLDVLPSGRLQAAPGIPGIVMMRVIDTAAALEARPAPAGLDGAIRLVVEDSTVPGGMCRAAGTWIVRAHDGAISAQCVAECDGQEARAGHAAASRPDQGGSSDGAVGEIRLDIHAASLLLAGGRSVADARRLGLLVEGDPTAARFLDAMLAGPRPSVLDAF; this is translated from the coding sequence ATGCGAGTACGTGACCTGGGGGCCGAGGACGCCCGCGCCTACCGAGCGCTCAGCACCGGTGCCTTCGGCGGCCGCGAACCGGCCACGGCACCGCGGCCCTTCAACCCGGCCGAGACAGCGATCGGCATCGACTCCGCCTCCCTGCCCGGTGGGGTCGACGGGGTGATCGCCGCCGGTGCCCGGATCCGCCACGACCGGATCACCGTCGGCGGTGGGGTGGCTGCCTGTGGCGGGGTCGCAGGGCTCGCCGTCCACCCCGCGCACCGCGGCAACGGTCTGTTCGGCCCGCTGCTCACCGCGGTGATCGCGCGCTGCCAGGCCGAGGGCATGGCCTTCTCGATGCTGTACCCGTCGAATCCCGCGATCTACCGTCGCTTCGGGTACCAGGAGGTGGCACGGGAGAACGAGGTGCAGGTGCCGCTGGGTGACCTGCAGCGACTGCGCCCGGTCCCGGGTCGTCGTCTGGTGCCCGTGACCGAGGAGACCATGCCCCGCCTGCGCTCCCTGTACCGGGAGCTGACGGCCGGTGACAACGGGATGCTGCTGCGCGAGGGTCCCCTGTTCCCGGACGGCCTTCCCGGTGACGGCTGGTCCGCCGTGCTGCTGGAGGACGCCGAGGGCCAGGACCACGGCTACATGTCCTGGACCCGCGCCGCCGAGTACGAGGCTGTCGAGGGGCTGGAGGTCCACGAGATCCTGGGCCGCACCCGCGATGACCGAGTGGCGCTGCTGCAGTCCCTCGGGTCCTGGTCCACGGTCACCGCTCACGCGCGAGTTCGACTGCGCAGCGAGGACCCTGTGCTGGACGTGCTGCCCAGCGGCCGGCTGCAGGCCGCACCGGGGATCCCCGGCATCGTGATGATGCGGGTGATCGATACAGCTGCCGCCCTGGAGGCACGGCCGGCCCCTGCCGGTCTCGACGGGGCGATCCGCCTGGTCGTCGAGGACTCGACCGTTCCTGGCGGGATGTGTCGCGCTGCGGGCACGTGGATCGTGCGGGCGCACGACGGTGCGATCAGTGCGCAGTGCGTCGCGGAGTGCGACGGCCAGGAGGCCCGCGCCGGTCACGCCGCGGCGTCACGGCCGGACCAGGGCGGGTCCTCGGACGGGGCCGTGGGCGAGATCCGTCTCGACATCCACGCCGCATCGCTGCTGCTGGCAGGGGGACGTTCCGTGGCCGACGCCCGCCGACTGGGCCTGCTCGTCGAGGGTGACCCGACGGCCGCACGGTTCCTCGACGCCATGCTGGCCGGCCCCCGCCCCAGCGTGCTGGACGCCTTCTGA
- a CDS encoding thymidine kinase: MAKLHFKYGAMNSGKSDTLIKTAYNYDERGLATITVKPALDTKGEDWVVARGGAKRQVDVLAAPGENVRSHIHAVADEKGLRPLHCVLVDESQFLEPSQIDQLFRVAKEDGISVICYGLRADFRTRTFPGALRLFELSDNIEKLPTMCRCGSQAEFNCRVVDGRHVFEGDQVAIDDGAAVTYESLCGPCFMQEQDGAGVHVLG; the protein is encoded by the coding sequence ATGGCCAAGCTGCACTTCAAGTACGGAGCGATGAACTCCGGCAAGTCCGACACGCTGATCAAGACCGCCTACAACTACGACGAGCGAGGTCTCGCCACCATCACCGTCAAGCCCGCCCTGGATACCAAGGGCGAGGACTGGGTGGTGGCCCGCGGTGGTGCGAAGCGGCAGGTGGACGTGCTGGCAGCCCCCGGCGAGAACGTGCGATCCCACATTCATGCCGTGGCCGATGAGAAGGGCCTGCGACCCCTGCACTGCGTGCTGGTGGACGAGTCGCAGTTCCTGGAGCCCTCCCAGATCGACCAGCTGTTCCGGGTCGCCAAGGAGGACGGAATCTCCGTGATCTGCTACGGCCTGCGGGCCGACTTCCGCACCCGCACCTTCCCCGGAGCACTGCGCCTGTTCGAGCTCTCCGACAACATCGAGAAGCTCCCCACCATGTGCCGCTGCGGCTCCCAGGCCGAGTTCAACTGCCGGGTGGTGGACGGCCGTCACGTCTTCGAGGGGGACCAGGTCGCGATCGACGACGGCGCTGCCGTCACGTACGAGTCCCTGTGCGGCCCCTGCTTCATGCAGGAGCAGGACGGTGCCGGGGTGCACGTGCTCGGCTGA